In a genomic window of Macaca nemestrina isolate mMacNem1 unplaced genomic scaffold, mMacNem.hap1 Scaffold_100, whole genome shotgun sequence:
- the LOC112423337 gene encoding beta-defensin 109 — protein MRLHLLLLILLLFSILLSLVRGGLGAAEGHCLNLSGVCRRDVCKVVEDQIGACRRRMTCCRAWWILMPIPTPLIMSDYQEPLKPKLK, from the exons ATGAGACTCCATTTGCTTCTTcttattctccttcttttttcaattcttttatccCTAG TAAGAGGTGGTTTGGGTGCTGCTGAAGGTCATTGTCTCAATTTGTCTGGTGTTTGCAGAAGAGATGTCTGCAAAGTAGTAGAAGATCAAATTGGTGCCTGCCGAAGAAGGATGACGTGCTGTAGAGCATGGTGGATTTTAATGCCAATTCCAACACCACTTATCATGTCAGATTATCAAGAACCCCTTAAACCTAAGTTGAAATGa